ATAGAATCCGCAACTAGAGACCCTAGGTTTCCACCAATGACCCTACGTGAGCTCGATAATGTAGTCTTTGAGGTAAGCGTATTAACGGAGCCAGAGCTAATTAAGGTTGATTCTCCCAGAGAATATCCATCAAAGATAAAGGTTGGTGAAGATGGGTTAATTGTTGAAAGAGGATTTTATAAGGGTTTATTGCTGCCTCAGGTACCAGTCGAATGGAACTGGGATGAAGAAGAGTTTCTGTGCCAATGCTGCCTGAAAGCCGGGCTCCCCCCTGACTGCTGGCTACTGAAAGGGACGAAAATATACAAGTTTCAGTGCATAATTTTTGAGGAAACAAGCCCAAATGGATCAGTTGTTAGAAAGACTCTTAGGAAATAAAATACTTGCGTGACGCTTAAAGGAGCCGGATGCCCAGCAATAGGATTAGTGAAGTACTATAGTGTCTTCATCCACGCCTAAGGCCGTCATATTCTCGGCCTTTTCTTCAAGCACAAGAACCGTGTCCTCTATGCGTATCCCACCGAACTTGGGAATGTAAATGCCCGGCTCAATTGTCACGACATTACCATGGAGCAATATTTCCTCGCTTGCTGGTCCAATTGCCGGTGGTTCATGCACATCAAGCCCTAAACCATGCCCTAAACCATGGACGAAATATTCGCCGTAACCCTTTTCCCCGATATATCTCCTAGCGGTCTCATCAACCTCTCTAGCTTTCACGCCGGCCTTCAACCGTCTGATCGCTAATCTTTGCGCCTCTTTGACGATCTCATACAGCTTCATTTGTTTCTCAGATGCTTTCCCAGCAACCAATGTTCTCGTCATATCTGCGCAATAGCCATTATACTTCGCACCAACATCTATCACGACGAGATCTCCTTCTTTAATTTCACGTCCGCCTAAGCCGCCATGCGGAAACGCCGATTCCGGCCCGCTGCAAACTATCGTGTCAAAGGCGACGCCGCTTGAGCCAAGCCTGCGCATCTCATATTCTATTTCTGCGGCAACCTCCCACTCCTTCAGCCTAGGCTTAACAACCTCGATAGCCTTCATCATTCCCCGCCTCGTTAATTCCGCGGCTCTACTTATCAGCGCCAATTCATCATCATCCTTCACCTTCCTTAGCGACCAAACGTCGTTTTCTAAATGCTCAATGTTGAGGTCTTTTAGGTTGCTTTTAATCTTAATGTAGTCGGATGCGCTGGCCCTATCGAAACCCATAGATTTAAACCCATGCCTTTTTATCTCTTCAAAGATTTTTTCGTCCGCCTTCTCTCCAACTCTTATCAAATCAACCTTCACGTTTTCAGCCATCTCCCTAGCAGCCTCATAGTTAACCGCATGAACGAAAAGAGTGCATTCGCCATCTAATGGGATTAAGAGCCTAAAACCCCAGGGGAAACCGGTAAAGTAGCGTATATTCTTCTCATCAAACACTAGTAGCGCGTCGACATTCTTTCGGGCTAAAACCTCTCTAATCCTTTCAATACGCCTAAAACCTGGCAATTTATCTTCCTCCAACGGAATGCTCTGGTCGAATAGTTTTACTCAATTTATATTTTTGCTTAATCCTATTTATCTATGAAAATATTGCGTTGGGAGTGGAGGCGTCATCCGCTCACAAAGCCTTGAGATAGCTAGACGAGAGTTAAAGGAAAAAGATTTATCGCTTGTAATAGTTAAGGATGAAAAGGTTATCTTTAAATCAAGCCTTCAAGGCCTATTAGGATTGATACGAGCCATAGATAGCCTAGGGGACCTCATCTTCTCGTCTTCTGTCGCCGATAAAATCGTCGGGAGAGCCGCCGCTTTACTTTTAGCCTATTTTCAAGCAGAAGAGGTTTACGCGGTCACAATAAGTGAGAGAGGTCTTAATACCCTGATAAAGTATAATGTAAGGGTTGAATATGATAGATTGGTTCCGGAAATAATGAATAAGCAGGGAACCAACATGTGCCCTTTTGAGAAATTATCTTTAACTGTACAATCACCCAGCGAGGCTTACATTAAAATAAAAAGATACCTTGAATCGATTAAAACAGATGTTGCTGATCAATAAGCGCCTCTACACTCCCATATACAGAAAATTGAATAGATCGTCTAAATTTTTATTCTTTCAAAGATTTAAATATAAACAGAATTGAAATTTATATTTGGGGGTCAAATTGTCAGGCGGGTACATGGGCAATATTCTAAAAGTCGACTTAACCACAGGGACATTAAGATCTGAACCTATATCTGAGGACATTGCTAAAAAATATTTAGGTGGAAAGGGCTACGCGGTTTACCTACTCTACAATTACTTAAAGGAATACGAGTCTAAGGGATTCTCCCCAACCGATATAAATCCTTTAGGGCCAGAAAACGTTCTAATCTTCGCGACCGGCCCGGGAACCGGTATACCAGGTTTCCCATGTTCAGGTAGATATCACGTTATGGCGTTAAGATCTCCTTTAACCGGTTCTATTGGGAGCGCTAACTCAGGTGGAGAATGGGGTCCCTTCCTTAAATTTTCAGGGTATGACATGGTCGTTATTGAGGGGGCATCTGAAGACCCTGTTTACCTCTCAATTGTTGACGGCTCAGCTGAGTTGAGGAGCGCTAGTGATCTTTGGGGAAAGAATGTCTTTGATACATGCAGAATACTATCTAGGAGAGTTGGCGGCAAAAATATTAGTGTTGCATGTATTGGTCCGGCTGGTGAGAACCTTGTCCGCATGGCATGCATAATGAATGATGAGCATAGGGCTGCTGGGAGAACAGGGTTAGGCGCGGTTATGGGGTCGAAGAATCTTAAGGCGATAGTTGTTTCGGGTAAGAAAGAAGTTCCTGTGGCAAATCGGGACGTGTTTAGAGAAGTCTCTAGAAGGTGTCTGGAGACCATGAGGAAGAACCGCGTGACAGGTGAGGGGCTGCCAACATACGGTACATCGATCCTCATCAACGTTATTAATACTGCTGGTGGATTACCATACAAGAATTGGCAGACCGGTGTAAACCCGTATGCCGATAAGATAAGCGGCGAAACGTTGGCTGAAACTTATCTGACTGGTAGAAGGGCATGCTGGGGATGCACGATAGGATGTGGAAGGGTTACAAGCGTTTCCTCAGGTCCGTTCCAGATAATTGGGACGGAAGGCCCGGAATATGAGTCAATATGGGCGTTAGGCGGCTCAACAGGGGTTAAGGATTTAGATGCTATAGTTAAGGCTAACCACTACTGCGATGAGTTCGGAATGGATCCAATTAGCATGGGGTCAACTATAGCAGCTGCGATGGAGCTAAACGAGAGAGGCTATATACCTAAAGAAGACCTTCAGGGTCTCGACTTAAAGTTTGGGAACTCAACAGCTCTAGTTGAGGCTGTTTGGCGAACCGCGTATAAAGCTGGTTTTGGCAAATATTTGGCTCTCGGCTCAAAGAAGCTATGTGAAATCTACGGGCATCCGGAGATCTCAATGAGCGTTAAGGGGCTTGAAATGCCAGCCTATGATCCAAGGGCTATGAAAGGCATAGGTTTAACCTATGCTACAGCGAATAGGGGAGGATGCCATGTAACCGGATACACAGTCTCAGCGGAAATTTTGGGGATCCCTGAAAAAATCGATCCTTTAACGCCGGAAGGTAAGGCCAAATGGGCTAAACTCTTCCAAGACTTCACATGTGTTGTTAATTCCACGGTTAACTGTTTGTTCTCGACATTTGCTTTGGGGGCTAAGGATTACGCTGAGCTACTTTCAGCCGTTACGGGCTGGAGCTTATCAGAAGATGACGTGCTAAGAATTGGGGAGCGAATATATAATCTAGAGAGAGTTATAATAAACAAGCTCGGTTTTGACGGTAAGGACGACACTTTACCTAAGCGGTTACTGGAGGAACCAATGCCTGAAGGCCCAGCTAAAGGGCATATTGTTGAGTTAGAGAAGATGAAGGAAGAATATTATAGGCTTAGAGGCTGGGTTAACGGCGTGCCAACTGCAGAGAAATTAAAGGAACTTGAGATAGAGATATAAACGGTAGAGCGGTAGATTAAGTCAAGTCCCATAAACCCATCAGAATCCAATCTATTTTTATTTTTCTTTCTTCATACTTTTTATTAAGTGGTGTTTAATGTCATGCGTATTGGTTAAAGTATTGTTCTTTGCAACCTTTAGGAAAAAATATGGGGTTAAGGAGTTAACGGTTAACTGTGATGGGACTGTAAAGGGTTTAATTGAAAGCGCATCCAAAATTCTCGGCGAAGACTTTCTAAATGATGTTTATGACAGAGAGCGCGAGAAAGTTAGAGACGACCTTATATTCGCGGTTAACGGTAGGAACATTAAGGATCTAGGAGGAGACGTAAAGCTGAAGGATCAGGACGTGGTATCTATATTTCCACCGTTAGCTGGCGGTTAATTTGTTTGAGGAGCATGGTTATGAGTTATCCAGACGCGCTGCAGATTGAGGTAACGAATAAATGTAATTTCAGCTGCCAAATGTGTGTGAGGAGATCTTGGGATGCTAGGCCAGTAGACCTAAACCTAGACCTATATAGGAAGATCGCTGAATCCGCTTTTCGATATCTAAAGAGACTTATACTTTATGGGTTGGGCGAACCGTTTCTTAACCCAAACTTCGTCAGCATGCTTAAGATCGCGAGAGAAAATTTATCGAAAGACTCCGAGCTCCTCGTGAGTACAAATGGGTCCATGTTAAACCCGAGATTGGCCGAGAAGATAATGAGGATCGGCGTAGACAACATTTCGTTTTCTATCGATACATCTGATGCTGCGAAGCTAAAACATATTAGAAGCGGAGCTGAACCAGCATCGCTCCTCAATAATTTTCGCAATATAGCGAGAATTAAAAGGCTTAGCAAAAACAGTTTTAAGCTAGGTGTCGAAGCTGTTTTGATGAGAAGCAATTTTATGGATCTTCCTAAACTTGTCGAGGAGGCAGCTAGAGAGGATGTTGACTACATTCTTGTCTCACATGTAGTACCGTACACCGAGACTATGTTCTTAGACTCAGTATACACTACCATAAGCAGAAAATCACTGGACATAACCAAATCAATTCTAAGTTATGGGAAGAAAGCTATAGCTGAGGCGCTCCATGAAACACTTGGAACAATATATGGTGTTAAAATCGAGCCTAAAGTCTCTAAGATGATTGATGAGTTTTGGAGAGAGGCCGAGGACAACGGTTACTGGATTAACCTCCCCCTCCTGTTTGAGTCGATCGACAGATTCTCCACGATTAGTGAGGTTGAAAAGGTGTTTAGTTTAAGCCTGAAAATAGCCTACGAGCATGGCTTAGAACTAAAGCTCCCAAATCTTTATCCGGATGCTAAGAGCAGGGTGTGCCCCTATGTTGACAGGGGAACGGTATTCGTCAGGTCAGACGGTTTGATTACGCCTTGTTCAGAGTTCGCTTATAAGCACCCAGTTTACGTTAATGCGCACGTTAAAATCGTGAACCCCGTAATCTTTGGGGACTCGTGGAACGAGAATATCATAGATGTATGGAATAAAGAGAAGTACGTATCTTTCAGGGAGGTTAGGTGGGAAATGCCTAAAAATATACCTTGGTGCGGAGATTGTCCATATTCGGCGTCTAAGTGCTTCTTTGCGGAAACCAATAACATCGATTGTTATTTGAATGAGCCCAGCTGCAGCGAGTGCTTATACAGTGTAGGCTTGGCTCAGTGTAATATATAGCGCCTCTCAATATCCCTCTTATCTTTGGCTTAGAAGTAATATTGCTTGCGCTAAATCCCCGTTTGTTTGTTCAAGCGCGGCTTTTGCTTCCTCTAGACTTACATTCGCTTGCTGTGCAACTAAAAGTATATCTTCTTCTGGGATTACAGCCTTTCTCTTAACGCTTCTTTCAGATATTTTTCCACCAGCTACCTGGAATATTTTTTGTCCTTGTAGGTCTAAAACTGTAACTTCAGGATTCTCAATGATTATCTCTTTATCTTCGGTTTTTAAGACAACTTCTGTCACGTTAAGGTTTGTCATGTTTAAACCCATACGTTGCATAAGTCTTCTGGCTTCCCTAGGGCTTATTTTACGCATTATGCAAGCCTCGCGGAGCATCCATTAATCAATATTATATTTCATTTCGCTCTTTTATCTCTTCACTTTTCCCTCTGCGGACTTTTACAGCAATACCCCTCTTAAATGCCTTCATCTCAGCTCCGGAGAGCAGAGCTCTGCCAACAGCGACCACATCTCCACAATCATCTATGATTATGACTTCTTCCCCCGGAAGAATTTCCTCATCTGAATCGGCTACATGCTTAGCGAAAACATCGCTACCCTTTTCAACGAAGGGTACGGCGTCGCTTCTGATTTTAACCCATAGGCGTTTAACCTTCATTGAAGAGAAAACTCTCCTCGCACCCTCTATAGTTAATGAAAAGAAACCTGTTACCGGATTTAATGTTGCTAAAAGAATACCATTCAGGTAAACGTGCCTTATTCTGCCAGTTCCTTTAGAGAAAACTATTTTAACATCGTCTGGGAAGAGGTGCTCTCCCACACCTTTACCAAACTGATAATCAGCTATCTTCCTTATACGTTCCAGAGCAAATTCTTTGCTAAACATAAAAGATCTTCCTTCCCTTCCGGCATCCATTCAATATATTCATTCAGGAATGCCTAAAAATGTATGGATGAAGAAATTAATATTTAAGTTTATGAAATGAGTAAAGTAGAGAGGATCATCTAGGTGTAGAGAGGTTTGCAGTGCGAAGTTTGCGGGCGGGAAATAGTTGGAAAACCAAACAAAGTAATCATAGAAGGAGCAAGAATGATTACTTGCGGCGAATGCGCGAAGCTTGGCTCAGGCTACTGGGAATCTAAATCTGAAAAACTTCAAGAGAAAATAAATAAGCCTAAAGCAGATAGGAGTTCAATTTCGTCACGAAAGCCTACGAAACCCGCCTTGATGGGCCAACCAGACACAAGCGTTATTGAAGATGTGGAGATTGTTGAGGGCTTTGGCAATTTAATTAAGAGAGCGAGAGAGAAACTAGGTTTAACTCCTGAGGAGCTGGCTAAAAAGATTGGTGAGAAGGAGTCCGTAATAAAGAAGATTGAGAGTGAGAAATTTATTCCCGACATAAGGTTAGCGGCGAAAATTGAACACGCATTAAAAATAAGATTATTGGTTAGATCGCCGTCCCTTGAAACCGGGCTAGAAAAACCAGTCGAGAACGTGAGGAGTGGGAGGGGCATTACTTTAGGTGAAATAGTTCACTTGAAGACTGATAGAGATGAGGAGGAAGCATAAAACGAGGGCGATAATAGTATACCGTAGGGAGCCCTTTGAAAAATCCGGTTTAGATGAGCTTAAAACATTAGCTGAGGCAGCAGGATATGAGGTTGTAGGCTCAATCGAGCAGGTTAGGCCGCCCAACCCACGATATCATATAGGTGCTGGTAAAGCGAAAGAGCTTGCGCAAATGGTTAAAGACCTTAAAGCTGAAAAAGTGATTTTCGGGAATGAGCTGAAAGTTGTGCAAATATATAATCTTGCCAAGTTGACTGGGGTCGAAGTTATTGATCGACTACAACTCATTCTCGAAATATTCGTTAAGAGAGCGTCAACAAGGGAGGCAAAGCTTCAAATCGAATTAGCGAGATTGAAGTTCGAGTTAGCTAATGCTAAAGAAAAAGTTAAGCTTGCCAAAATGGGTGAGCAGCCAGGGTTTCATGGGTTAGGTAAATATGAAGCAGATGTTTACTATGAGGCTGTTAAAAGGAGAGTCAGCAAGATTCAGGAGAAGCTGAGGGAGATCAGGAGAACCAGGGAGATTCATCGGGCCCATAGAGCCGAAATGGGTTTTCCCTCGATATCGTTGGCCGGATATACTAATTCTGGTAAAAGCACGTTGTTTAATGCGTTAACTAAAGAAAATGTTCCGGTGGATTCACAAGTCTTCACGACCCTTTCGACAACTACGAGGATCGCTGAAATATTTGGCGAAAAGATGTTTATAACAGATACCGTTGGATTCATAGATCGATTACCGATAACGTTAATAGAGGCATTTCGCTCCACCCTTGAGGAGACCATTTTCTCTGATCTAATTCTCTTGGTTGTCGATGTAAGCGAAGAAATGAGCGATGTTCTGAGAAAATTAACCGCTTCCTTAGAGACCATACGTGAGGTAGGGGCTATCGGTATACCGATCCTAGTAGCATTAAACAAAATTGACTTATT
Above is a window of Candidatus Bathyarchaeia archaeon DNA encoding:
- a CDS encoding MoaD/ThiS family protein, yielding MSCVLVKVLFFATFRKKYGVKELTVNCDGTVKGLIESASKILGEDFLNDVYDREREKVRDDLIFAVNGRNIKDLGGDVKLKDQDVVSIFPPLAGG
- a CDS encoding TIGR00296 family protein, whose product is MEFNLTDEEGEFLVRLARKAVRENLKNGKIISPPENVSPRLLEKKGVFVTINSVINEEKSLRGCIGFPYPVYPLVRAVIEAAIESATRDPRFPPMTLRELDNVVFEVSVLTEPELIKVDSPREYPSKIKVGEDGLIVERGFYKGLLLPQVPVEWNWDEEEFLCQCCLKAGLPPDCWLLKGTKIYKFQCIIFEETSPNGSVVRKTLRK
- a CDS encoding PUA domain-containing protein; this encodes MFSKEFALERIRKIADYQFGKGVGEHLFPDDVKIVFSKGTGRIRHVYLNGILLATLNPVTGFFSLTIEGARRVFSSMKVKRLWVKIRSDAVPFVEKGSDVFAKHVADSDEEILPGEEVIIIDDCGDVVAVGRALLSGAEMKAFKRGIAVKVRRGKSEEIKERNEI
- a CDS encoding Xaa-Pro peptidase family protein; its protein translation is MPGFRRIERIREVLARKNVDALLVFDEKNIRYFTGFPWGFRLLIPLDGECTLFVHAVNYEAAREMAENVKVDLIRVGEKADEKIFEEIKRHGFKSMGFDRASASDYIKIKSNLKDLNIEHLENDVWSLRKVKDDDELALISRAAELTRRGMMKAIEVVKPRLKEWEVAAEIEYEMRRLGSSGVAFDTIVCSGPESAFPHGGLGGREIKEGDLVVIDVGAKYNGYCADMTRTLVAGKASEKQMKLYEIVKEAQRLAIRRLKAGVKAREVDETARRYIGEKGYGEYFVHGLGHGLGLDVHEPPAIGPASEEILLHGNVVTIEPGIYIPKFGGIRIEDTVLVLEEKAENMTALGVDEDTIVLH
- a CDS encoding radical SAM protein produces the protein MVMSYPDALQIEVTNKCNFSCQMCVRRSWDARPVDLNLDLYRKIAESAFRYLKRLILYGLGEPFLNPNFVSMLKIARENLSKDSELLVSTNGSMLNPRLAEKIMRIGVDNISFSIDTSDAAKLKHIRSGAEPASLLNNFRNIARIKRLSKNSFKLGVEAVLMRSNFMDLPKLVEEAAREDVDYILVSHVVPYTETMFLDSVYTTISRKSLDITKSILSYGKKAIAEALHETLGTIYGVKIEPKVSKMIDEFWREAEDNGYWINLPLLFESIDRFSTISEVEKVFSLSLKIAYEHGLELKLPNLYPDAKSRVCPYVDRGTVFVRSDGLITPCSEFAYKHPVYVNAHVKIVNPVIFGDSWNENIIDVWNKEKYVSFREVRWEMPKNIPWCGDCPYSASKCFFAETNNIDCYLNEPSCSECLYSVGLAQCNI
- a CDS encoding DUF1893 domain-containing protein, translated to MARRELKEKDLSLVIVKDEKVIFKSSLQGLLGLIRAIDSLGDLIFSSSVADKIVGRAAALLLAYFQAEEVYAVTISERGLNTLIKYNVRVEYDRLVPEIMNKQGTNMCPFEKLSLTVQSPSEAYIKIKRYLESIKTDVADQ
- a CDS encoding nascent polypeptide-associated complex protein, translated to MRKISPREARRLMQRMGLNMTNLNVTEVVLKTEDKEIIIENPEVTVLDLQGQKIFQVAGGKISERSVKRKAVIPEEDILLVAQQANVSLEEAKAALEQTNGDLAQAILLLSQR
- a CDS encoding aldehyde ferredoxin oxidoreductase family protein, whose protein sequence is MGNILKVDLTTGTLRSEPISEDIAKKYLGGKGYAVYLLYNYLKEYESKGFSPTDINPLGPENVLIFATGPGTGIPGFPCSGRYHVMALRSPLTGSIGSANSGGEWGPFLKFSGYDMVVIEGASEDPVYLSIVDGSAELRSASDLWGKNVFDTCRILSRRVGGKNISVACIGPAGENLVRMACIMNDEHRAAGRTGLGAVMGSKNLKAIVVSGKKEVPVANRDVFREVSRRCLETMRKNRVTGEGLPTYGTSILINVINTAGGLPYKNWQTGVNPYADKISGETLAETYLTGRRACWGCTIGCGRVTSVSSGPFQIIGTEGPEYESIWALGGSTGVKDLDAIVKANHYCDEFGMDPISMGSTIAAAMELNERGYIPKEDLQGLDLKFGNSTALVEAVWRTAYKAGFGKYLALGSKKLCEIYGHPEISMSVKGLEMPAYDPRAMKGIGLTYATANRGGCHVTGYTVSAEILGIPEKIDPLTPEGKAKWAKLFQDFTCVVNSTVNCLFSTFALGAKDYAELLSAVTGWSLSEDDVLRIGERIYNLERVIINKLGFDGKDDTLPKRLLEEPMPEGPAKGHIVELEKMKEEYYRLRGWVNGVPTAEKLKELEIEI
- the hflX gene encoding GTPase HflX, producing MRRKHKTRAIIVYRREPFEKSGLDELKTLAEAAGYEVVGSIEQVRPPNPRYHIGAGKAKELAQMVKDLKAEKVIFGNELKVVQIYNLAKLTGVEVIDRLQLILEIFVKRASTREAKLQIELARLKFELANAKEKVKLAKMGEQPGFHGLGKYEADVYYEAVKRRVSKIQEKLREIRRTREIHRAHRAEMGFPSISLAGYTNSGKSTLFNALTKENVPVDSQVFTTLSTTTRIAEIFGEKMFITDTVGFIDRLPITLIEAFRSTLEETIFSDLILLVVDVSEEMSDVLRKLTASLETIREVGAIGIPILVALNKIDLLSEEELNMRIEELKDVFDLDFIPISALYGTNLDLLKKEILRFLGRYVALSSTLPVNQDSLSFLSWIFESAKVHKVTCNNDSLHVHFSAPASLVDKIRGQIEKIGGRFEFS
- a CDS encoding multiprotein bridging factor aMBF1, which translates into the protein MQCEVCGREIVGKPNKVIIEGARMITCGECAKLGSGYWESKSEKLQEKINKPKADRSSISSRKPTKPALMGQPDTSVIEDVEIVEGFGNLIKRAREKLGLTPEELAKKIGEKESVIKKIESEKFIPDIRLAAKIEHALKIRLLVRSPSLETGLEKPVENVRSGRGITLGEIVHLKTDRDEEEA